In the genome of Terriglobales bacterium, the window GCTCCCAAGCCTGAGAAGAGGAAAAAGCGCGGCGGCTTTTTCGGCTTTTTTGCCCGTCTTTTTGGAGGGCACTCCAAGGGGGAGTCGGAGGTAAAATAGGGCAGGGAGGGATGTTGGAACTTTCTGGACTCCCGCGGGGTCTCTCCCGGACTATACTTGATAGGGTTCCTATGTCCTCGTCTGTGATGAACCAGCCGCCAATGGCGCCGGGCCAACCCAGCTCGGGACACGACATTCTGCCCACCCTGTTCGGCGCGGGCTACGGCACCTACCAGGTCCGTCCCACCAACTTTGTGCTGTCGTTCCTGGTCCACGTCCTGGCCATATCGGTCGTCATGATCTCCGGGATCCTGTTCGCGCAGCACAAGGACGAGATCAAGCGGCAAGTGACGGGCATGGTGATGGACATCAGCCCCTACGTTCTGCCTCCCTCCGATACCAAGGCGGGCGGCGGCGGCGGCGGCGGAGACCGCGACAAGCTGGCCGCTTCCAAGGGCGCGCTGCCCAAGTTCTCGCGTGAACAGATCACGCCGCCAACGGCCATCATCCGCAATCCTGATCCCAAGCTGGCGGTCGAGCCCACGGTGGTGGTCCCGCCGGAAATCAAGCTGCCGCACACCGGCGCTCTAGGCGATCCCATGTCCGCGGTGCTGGGTCCGCCCTCGAACGGTACGGGCTCGGGCGGAGGCATCGGCTCAGGCTCGGGCGGCGGCGTCGGCTCCGGGCGCGGACCCGGC includes:
- a CDS encoding energy transducer TonB, giving the protein MAPGQPSSGHDILPTLFGAGYGTYQVRPTNFVLSFLVHVLAISVVMISGILFAQHKDEIKRQVTGMVMDISPYVLPPSDTKAGGGGGGGDRDKLAASKGALPKFSREQITPPTAIIRNPDPKLAVEPTVVVPPEIKLPHTGALGDPMSAVLGPPSNGTGSGGGIGSGSGGGVGSGRGPG